In one Ferrimicrobium acidiphilum DSM 19497 genomic region, the following are encoded:
- a CDS encoding phosphotransferase enzyme family protein has product MNWSQLQRAWPFLTGARVVRVERSENTTWLLRCPAGGFALRRYRDGYSNVRSIRAELGFMRLAAAAIGAAIPEVFSTSSDDEILMASDGTYVLFSLIEGIEATHEDMVRIAPQLGEVTATLHACVQESRQLDDWEPDSRWTWDLSAFEGSTPRWGAWQLGVAKDDEHLLDCLGAAYEEMHRRLGTASRDTQSFGLIHADLRAANLLLVDSNLVGIIDFDDCGLGWFVYDAVTALSFYEARPESLALIEGWMTGYKRILDLDMTMLKLVPSLVIYRRLLLTAWLHSHPHASVSGLSRSTFGYDTERLASRYLEAPEDIEYMLS; this is encoded by the coding sequence ATGAACTGGAGTCAGTTGCAGCGGGCGTGGCCGTTTCTAACCGGTGCGCGGGTTGTGAGGGTCGAGCGCTCAGAGAACACCACCTGGTTGCTTCGGTGTCCAGCGGGTGGTTTTGCCCTGCGCCGCTACCGTGACGGGTACTCCAATGTTAGAAGTATCCGTGCAGAACTAGGGTTCATGCGACTGGCTGCTGCGGCTATCGGGGCAGCCATTCCAGAGGTCTTCTCTACTAGCTCAGATGACGAGATTCTGATGGCGTCGGATGGGACGTATGTGCTGTTTTCCTTGATCGAGGGCATTGAGGCCACCCATGAAGATATGGTGCGTATCGCTCCTCAGCTCGGAGAGGTGACTGCGACACTTCATGCCTGCGTCCAAGAGTCTCGCCAACTCGATGATTGGGAACCGGACTCACGATGGACATGGGATCTAAGTGCCTTCGAGGGATCCACACCGCGATGGGGAGCTTGGCAGTTGGGGGTCGCTAAGGATGATGAGCACTTGCTCGATTGTCTTGGTGCCGCCTACGAGGAGATGCATCGGCGTCTTGGAACAGCATCGCGAGATACGCAGAGCTTCGGACTCATCCATGCTGACCTGCGTGCGGCGAATCTTCTTCTGGTCGATTCGAACTTGGTTGGGATTATCGATTTTGACGACTGTGGTCTTGGCTGGTTTGTCTATGACGCTGTTACGGCGCTCTCGTTTTATGAGGCTAGACCAGAATCGTTAGCGCTCATTGAGGGTTGGATGACTGGCTATAAGCGGATTCTAGATCTGGACATGACGATGCTCAAGCTTGTGCCCTCATTGGTGATATATCGAAGACTACTGTTGACAGCGTGGCTGCACTCGCATCCGCATGCGTCTGTATCCGGTCTCTCGAGGTCAACTTTTGGATATGATACCGAGAGGCTTGCTAGTCGTTACCTTGAGGCTCCTGAGGACATCGAATATATGTTGTCATAG